In Rhodococcus rhodochrous, a single genomic region encodes these proteins:
- a CDS encoding CaiB/BaiF CoA transferase family protein, with translation MEEAVTQAESTQDGSQAAASQAAGALADIRVLELGTLIAGPYAGRLLGDMGADVIKIEDPKRPDPLRTWGQGERDGHRYFWTVHARNKRCVTLDLRAPDGQELFRRLVAESDVVVENFRPGTLEKWGLGYDVLSEINPGIVLARVSGYGQTGPKAGQAGYASVAEAESGLRHLNGYPGQAPPRLALSLGDSLAGMFAVQGILAALLGRERTGRGQIVDVALTEACLAIQESVIPDYDVAGVVRGPSGTRLEGIAPSNLYRTSDDMWIVIAANQDTVFRRLCAAMERPELADDPRFADHLARGVNQDELDALIGEWAATWTLDDLLAHLSSSGVVSGPVNTVAEVVADPQFQARDMIVPHHDERTGADVLGPGVVPTLTGTPGSVRRAGPPVAGYDNAAVYGEILGLSDIEQKELRERGVV, from the coding sequence ATGGAAGAGGCAGTGACACAAGCCGAGTCGACACAAGACGGGTCGCAGGCAGCCGCGTCGCAGGCAGCGGGAGCGCTGGCGGACATCAGGGTGCTCGAATTGGGAACCCTGATCGCGGGTCCGTATGCAGGACGTCTGCTCGGCGACATGGGTGCCGACGTCATCAAGATCGAGGATCCGAAGCGTCCCGACCCGCTCCGCACCTGGGGACAGGGCGAGCGGGACGGGCACCGCTACTTCTGGACGGTGCACGCGCGCAACAAGCGTTGCGTCACCCTCGATCTGCGGGCACCCGACGGACAGGAGTTGTTCCGGCGTCTCGTCGCCGAGTCCGACGTGGTGGTCGAGAACTTCCGTCCCGGCACGCTCGAGAAGTGGGGACTCGGTTACGACGTGCTCTCCGAGATCAATCCGGGCATCGTGCTGGCCCGCGTCTCCGGATACGGGCAGACCGGTCCCAAAGCCGGGCAGGCCGGCTACGCGTCCGTGGCCGAGGCGGAGAGCGGACTGCGGCACCTGAACGGATATCCCGGCCAGGCACCCCCGCGACTCGCGCTCTCCCTCGGCGACTCCCTCGCCGGGATGTTCGCCGTGCAGGGCATCCTCGCCGCGCTTCTCGGCCGTGAACGGACCGGACGCGGGCAGATCGTCGACGTGGCGCTCACCGAGGCGTGCCTGGCCATCCAGGAATCGGTGATCCCCGACTACGACGTCGCGGGCGTCGTCCGCGGCCCGTCCGGCACCCGCCTCGAGGGCATCGCCCCGTCGAACCTGTACCGGACGTCCGACGACATGTGGATCGTCATCGCCGCCAACCAGGACACGGTCTTCCGTCGCCTGTGCGCGGCGATGGAACGCCCCGAGCTCGCCGACGACCCGCGCTTCGCCGATCACCTCGCGCGCGGCGTGAACCAGGACGAGCTCGACGCCCTCATCGGTGAGTGGGCGGCGACGTGGACGCTCGACGACCTGCTGGCGCACCTGTCGTCGTCGGGTGTGGTGTCCGGTCCGGTGAACACGGTCGCGGAGGTCGTTGCCGATCCGCAGTTCCAGGCGCGCGACATGATCGTCCCGCATCACGACGAGCGCACCGGCGCAGACGTGCTCGGCCCCGGTGTGGTGCCGACGCTCACCGGGACGCCGGGTTCGGTGCGTCGCGCCGGCCCGCCCGTCGCGGGATACGACAATGCGGCGGTCTACGGCGAGATCCTCGGACTGAGCGACATCGAGCAGAAGGAACTCCGCGAGCGCGGAGTTGTCTGA
- a CDS encoding MCE family protein codes for MTRLRPLISWGVPILLLAVVAVVSFTVAPWRSADEYAAEFTSSRGLYVGDDVRVMGVEVGRVTKIEPRGDRVLVRFDVDSDRRIPADAQAAIVAPTLVSARFVQLTPPHTGGPELPVGATIPVERTAVPVEWDEITEQLTRLTTELGPDDTDPQGALGEVLDVAAANAEGHGPALRDSLQQLATAMRTISDGRHDLFGTLGNLQVFVEALSMSGDQIVSFHDRLASVTEILDANRDDMGAALAGLDAVLVDVERFVRDNRERVDTTVDRTAALTETLAAQRDGLAQVLHVAPTALSNLQGIYQPAHNTVVSALSLTNFANPAQFVCSALAAAEQVDAHTASELCVQYLGPILPLLAMDYPPVRINPTRGVGALPDQLVYTEPELMPAPGAHSPTSLADLLSPGAP; via the coding sequence GTGACGCGACTGCGTCCCCTGATCTCGTGGGGTGTCCCGATCCTGCTTCTCGCCGTCGTCGCGGTGGTGTCGTTCACCGTCGCGCCGTGGCGGTCGGCCGACGAATACGCGGCCGAATTCACCTCGAGCCGTGGCCTGTACGTCGGCGACGACGTGCGCGTCATGGGTGTCGAGGTGGGACGCGTGACGAAGATCGAGCCGCGCGGCGATCGCGTGCTCGTGCGCTTCGACGTCGACTCCGACCGCCGCATCCCCGCCGACGCGCAGGCCGCGATCGTCGCCCCCACCCTGGTCTCGGCACGCTTCGTCCAGCTCACCCCACCGCACACGGGAGGACCCGAACTCCCGGTGGGAGCAACGATTCCCGTCGAACGCACTGCGGTCCCGGTCGAATGGGACGAGATCACCGAACAACTGACGCGGCTCACGACCGAACTCGGGCCCGACGACACCGACCCGCAGGGCGCGCTCGGTGAGGTCCTCGACGTCGCGGCCGCCAACGCCGAGGGACACGGTCCCGCCCTGCGCGACAGCCTGCAGCAACTCGCGACGGCGATGCGCACGATCTCCGACGGCCGGCACGACCTGTTCGGCACCCTCGGCAACCTGCAGGTGTTCGTCGAGGCGCTGTCGATGAGCGGCGATCAGATCGTCTCGTTCCACGACCGGCTCGCGTCCGTCACCGAGATCCTCGACGCCAACCGCGACGACATGGGCGCCGCCCTGGCGGGACTCGACGCCGTCCTCGTCGACGTCGAGCGGTTCGTCCGCGACAACCGCGAGCGCGTCGACACGACCGTCGATCGCACGGCCGCACTGACCGAGACCCTGGCGGCGCAGCGTGACGGGCTCGCGCAGGTACTGCACGTCGCACCGACGGCGTTGTCGAACCTGCAAGGCATCTACCAGCCCGCGCACAACACGGTGGTCTCGGCGTTGTCGCTGACCAACTTCGCCAATCCCGCCCAGTTCGTGTGCTCCGCGCTCGCCGCGGCCGAGCAGGTCGACGCACACACCGCGTCCGAGCTGTGTGTGCAGTATCTCGGCCCGATCCTGCCGCTGCTCGCGATGGACTACCCGCCCGTGCGCATCAATCCGACGCGCGGCGTGGGCGCGCTGCCCGACCAGCTCGTCTACACCGAGCCCGAGTTGATGCCGGCGCCCGGTGCGCACTCGCCGACCTCGCTGGCCGACCTGCTCTCCCCGGGGGCGCCGTGA
- a CDS encoding MCE family protein: MSPAAVLRRKLAVFFSVGIAAVLIVALFIVDVPALLGVGRYEVRLDLTDAGGLYPSANVTYRGIEIGRVTSLTMTTSGAEAVLSLDSDVPVPADAAAQIRSMSAIGEQYVEFLPDGEDGPYLTAGSIVPRDRISVPEPIGGALDQLDATLQSVGPDRLALLLDETHTAVADSGDALRILVEAGAAVSAEAAANADITAALIDQVGPLLDTQVASSDAIARWASSLAGTTAQLRDSDSDVRTLLGVTAPAAAQVQALFEEAEPTLPLLLANLVTVEQVAAVYRPSLEQMLVLLPSIMASTQSAGLPNVDNPSQNTYFTATFNDPPPCITGFLPPEQRRSPTEFDVPDTPPDLYCKLPADSPIAVRGARNMPCIEYPGRRAPTVQLCRDGGYSATSLEGLLSPPN; encoded by the coding sequence ATGAGCCCGGCCGCGGTGCTGCGCCGCAAACTGGCGGTGTTCTTCTCGGTCGGGATCGCGGCGGTGCTGATCGTCGCGCTGTTCATCGTCGATGTGCCCGCCCTGCTCGGGGTGGGGCGCTACGAGGTGCGTCTCGACCTCACCGACGCCGGTGGCCTGTATCCCTCGGCGAACGTCACCTACCGCGGCATCGAGATCGGCCGGGTGACGTCGCTGACCATGACCACGAGCGGCGCCGAGGCGGTCCTGTCACTCGACTCGGATGTTCCGGTGCCGGCCGATGCGGCGGCGCAGATCCGCAGCATGTCGGCAATCGGCGAGCAGTACGTCGAGTTCCTGCCCGACGGCGAGGACGGCCCGTATCTGACCGCGGGCTCGATCGTTCCCCGCGATCGCATCTCCGTGCCAGAACCGATCGGCGGTGCACTCGACCAGCTCGACGCCACGCTGCAGTCCGTGGGTCCCGACCGCCTCGCCCTGCTGCTCGACGAGACCCACACAGCGGTGGCCGATTCCGGCGACGCCCTGCGGATCCTCGTCGAGGCCGGTGCGGCGGTGAGCGCCGAGGCCGCTGCGAACGCGGACATCACCGCGGCGCTGATCGATCAGGTCGGCCCGTTGCTCGACACGCAGGTCGCGTCGTCGGATGCGATCGCCCGCTGGGCGTCCTCCCTGGCGGGCACCACCGCGCAGCTGCGCGACTCCGACAGCGACGTGCGCACACTCCTCGGCGTGACGGCCCCCGCCGCCGCACAGGTGCAGGCACTGTTCGAGGAGGCCGAACCGACCCTCCCCCTGCTGCTCGCCAATCTCGTCACCGTCGAGCAGGTCGCCGCGGTGTACCGGCCGTCGCTCGAACAGATGCTGGTGCTGCTCCCGTCGATCATGGCGTCGACCCAGTCGGCGGGTCTGCCCAATGTCGACAACCCGTCGCAGAACACCTACTTCACCGCGACCTTCAACGACCCGCCACCGTGCATCACCGGCTTCCTGCCGCCGGAACAGCGGCGCTCACCCACCGAGTTCGACGTGCCCGACACCCCGCCCGATCTGTACTGCAAGCTGCCGGCGGACTCCCCCATCGCGGTGCGCGGGGCACGGAACATGCCGTGCATCGAGTACCCGGGGCGCCGCGCCCCCACGGTACAGTTGTGCCGCGACGGTGGTTATTCGGCGACGAGCCTGGAAGGGCTTCTGTCACCGCCGAACTGA
- a CDS encoding MCE family protein — MTQFREMNPVRVGVVGTIVLVVLVLGALNIRSLPFLDGGTTYRARFVDAGGLNTGDTVQVAGKDAGRVTDIDIDHDAVAVTFTVDGAVVLGTDTTVEIATATALGARNLRVRPAGPGRLEDGATIDLDRTVAPYQLTDALGDLTDTAAAIDTEQLRESMEVLSDTLRETPDDVGAALDGVRRLSETVASRDESLRALLAHAEQVTEVLAERSDAIDALIVDADRILGELHRRRAALETLFANVDALSIQISNLVADNEAQLEPTLGKLNAVLGILERNRDDIALAIERLGPYATELGEAVASGPFFNSYIQNLLPMQIIEPALTAALEKAGITPPGGTP, encoded by the coding sequence ATGACCCAGTTCCGCGAGATGAATCCCGTGCGTGTCGGCGTCGTCGGCACGATCGTGCTCGTCGTGCTCGTGCTCGGCGCCCTGAACATCCGCTCCCTGCCGTTCCTCGACGGCGGCACGACCTACCGGGCGAGATTCGTCGACGCCGGCGGTCTGAACACCGGCGACACCGTGCAGGTCGCGGGCAAGGACGCCGGGCGGGTGACCGACATCGACATCGACCACGACGCCGTGGCCGTCACGTTCACGGTCGACGGGGCGGTGGTCCTGGGCACCGACACCACCGTCGAGATCGCCACCGCCACCGCGCTCGGGGCACGGAACCTGCGCGTGCGTCCCGCCGGTCCGGGACGACTCGAGGACGGCGCCACCATCGACCTCGACCGCACCGTCGCGCCCTATCAGTTGACCGACGCCCTCGGCGATCTCACCGACACCGCCGCGGCGATCGACACCGAGCAACTGCGCGAGTCGATGGAAGTGCTGTCCGACACCCTGCGCGAGACGCCCGACGACGTCGGTGCGGCGCTCGACGGTGTGCGGCGACTGTCCGAGACCGTCGCGTCGCGGGACGAATCCCTGCGGGCGCTGCTCGCGCACGCCGAACAGGTCACCGAGGTCCTCGCCGAGCGCAGCGACGCGATCGATGCACTGATCGTCGATGCCGACCGCATCCTCGGCGAACTGCACCGTCGCCGAGCCGCTCTCGAGACCCTGTTCGCGAACGTCGATGCGCTGTCGATCCAGATCTCGAATCTCGTCGCCGACAACGAGGCACAACTCGAACCCACCCTGGGCAAGCTGAACGCCGTCCTCGGGATCCTCGAACGCAACCGCGACGACATCGCCCTGGCCATCGAGCGGCTGGGCCCGTACGCGACCGAACTCGGCGAGGCCGTCGCCTCCGGCCCGTTCTTCAACTCGTACATCCAGAACCTGTTGCCCATGCAGATCATCGAGCCGGCCCTGACCGCCGCGCTCGAGAAGGCCGGCATCACGCCGCCGGGAGGTACACCGTGA
- a CDS encoding aldehyde dehydrogenase family protein: MTELSTPAPVVVPDPQLRIGGRAVPARSGAHFSSINPATEEVVAEVAAGGAADVDAAVLAARDTFDSGAWSRMAGAERGRILSRAADLIEQHAPELSALETAEMGKLYADTVAGDIPAAAASFRHYAGWADKIAGEAMILPDVGPQHRFGFTLRQPLGVVGAITPWNNPTVVAAWKIAPALAAGCSVVVKPAEDASLSTLKLADLLAEAGVPDGAFNVVPGLGPEAGAALAAHEGIDKITFTGSPAVGKTITSLAGEKFRKVTLELGGKAPQLIFPDADLEASLPWIAMGNFYHQGQVCAAGTRVIVHESIADQVVEGLVEFARGAVIGDPFDASTTQGTIVNRKQLDRILGYIEKGRSEGAQLLTGGSRVGERGFFVEPTVFRGTNDLTIAREEIFGPVATVITFRTTEEAVQLANATKYGLNAFIFSQNLSTVHSVIPQLRVGTVWVNGWGVPDPALPWGGRDASGIGRELGRSGLEAFTEEKTVHLGY, encoded by the coding sequence ATGACCGAACTGTCCACCCCCGCACCCGTCGTCGTACCCGACCCGCAGCTGCGGATCGGCGGCCGGGCCGTGCCCGCCCGTTCGGGTGCCCACTTCTCGTCGATCAACCCGGCGACGGAAGAGGTCGTCGCCGAGGTCGCGGCCGGTGGCGCCGCCGACGTCGACGCGGCCGTCCTCGCCGCGCGCGACACCTTCGACTCCGGTGCCTGGTCGCGGATGGCCGGTGCCGAACGCGGCCGGATCCTCTCCCGCGCCGCCGACCTCATCGAGCAGCACGCCCCCGAACTGTCGGCGCTCGAGACCGCGGAGATGGGCAAGCTCTACGCCGACACCGTCGCCGGGGACATCCCCGCCGCCGCGGCGTCGTTCCGGCACTACGCCGGCTGGGCCGACAAGATCGCCGGTGAGGCGATGATCCTGCCCGACGTGGGTCCGCAGCACCGCTTCGGATTCACCCTGCGCCAGCCGCTCGGCGTGGTCGGTGCGATCACCCCGTGGAACAACCCGACGGTCGTCGCGGCCTGGAAGATCGCCCCGGCCCTGGCCGCCGGATGCTCGGTGGTCGTCAAGCCCGCCGAGGACGCCTCGCTGTCGACCCTGAAGCTCGCCGACCTGCTCGCCGAGGCGGGGGTGCCGGACGGCGCGTTCAACGTCGTGCCCGGTCTCGGCCCTGAAGCCGGTGCGGCGCTGGCCGCCCACGAGGGCATCGACAAGATCACCTTCACCGGCAGCCCGGCCGTCGGCAAGACCATCACCTCGCTCGCCGGCGAGAAGTTCCGCAAGGTGACCCTCGAACTCGGCGGCAAGGCCCCGCAGTTGATCTTCCCCGATGCCGACCTCGAGGCGTCGCTGCCGTGGATCGCGATGGGCAACTTCTACCACCAGGGTCAGGTGTGCGCGGCGGGCACGCGCGTGATCGTGCACGAGTCGATCGCCGATCAGGTCGTCGAGGGACTCGTCGAGTTCGCGCGCGGCGCGGTGATCGGTGATCCCTTCGACGCATCGACGACGCAGGGCACCATCGTCAACCGCAAGCAGCTCGACCGCATCCTCGGCTACATCGAGAAGGGCCGCAGCGAAGGTGCTCAGCTGCTGACCGGCGGGTCGCGGGTGGGGGAGCGCGGTTTCTTCGTCGAGCCGACCGTCTTCCGCGGCACCAACGACCTCACCATCGCGCGCGAGGAGATCTTCGGCCCCGTCGCCACGGTCATCACCTTCAGGACCACCGAGGAGGCCGTGCAGCTGGCGAACGCCACGAAGTACGGTCTCAACGCGTTCATCTTCAGCCAGAACCTGTCGACCGTGCACAGCGTGATCCCGCAGTTGCGCGTGGGCACGGTGTGGGTCAACGGCTGGGGTGTGCCCGATCCGGCACTACCCTGGGGTGGACGTGACGCGAGCGGCATCGGGCGTGAACTGGGCCGCAGCGGGCTCGAAGCGTTCACCGAGGAGAAGACGGTTCACCTCGGTTACTGA
- a CDS encoding DUF3253 domain-containing protein, whose protein sequence is MDTDGSSGEAERTPDGRYVVVKGRRWRATDPAIPEPLRKQLVAELMRARRLVKSDGDAARHRVQDAKVALGERGHPWWEPLDDDAARERLAATICVLLRERNPSTICPSDAARVAGGQSWRDLMDTARSVAAELERSEHVVITQKGEPVDVETARGPIRIAPGPNLEHPRPSP, encoded by the coding sequence ATGGACACCGACGGGTCATCCGGCGAGGCGGAACGCACGCCCGACGGCAGATACGTGGTGGTGAAGGGGCGACGTTGGCGTGCCACCGATCCCGCGATTCCCGAACCTCTGCGGAAGCAGCTGGTGGCGGAGCTGATGCGGGCCCGCCGTCTCGTGAAGAGCGACGGGGACGCCGCGCGACATCGTGTCCAGGACGCCAAGGTCGCGCTCGGTGAGCGCGGGCATCCGTGGTGGGAACCGCTCGACGACGACGCGGCCCGCGAACGGCTCGCGGCCACGATCTGCGTACTGCTCCGGGAACGGAATCCGTCGACCATCTGCCCGAGCGACGCCGCGCGGGTCGCGGGCGGACAGTCGTGGCGCGACCTGATGGACACCGCCCGCTCGGTGGCCGCCGAACTCGAACGCAGTGAACACGTGGTGATCACGCAGAAGGGTGAACCGGTGGACGTGGAGACGGCTCGAGGTCCGATCCGGATCGCACCCGGACCGAACCTCGAGCATCCTCGTCCCTCGCCGTGA
- a CDS encoding nitronate monooxygenase encodes MHTPICDELGIEFPIFAFTHCRDVVVAVAKAGGFGVLGAVGFTPEELEIELNWIDEHIGDRPYGVDIVIPNKYEGMDANLSAEELTKMLQSMVPQETLEFGRKILTDHGVPLPEGDDNALQLLGWTEATATPQVEVALQHPKVTLIANALGTPPADMIEHIHKAGRKVAALCGSPKQARKHADAGVDIIIAQGGEGGGHCGEVGSIVLWPQVVKEVAPVPVLAAGGIGSGQQIAAALALGAQGAWTGSQWLMVEEAENTPVQQEAYIKASSRDTVRSRSFTGKPCRMLRNDWTEAWEQEGNPKPLGMPLQYMVSGMAVAATHKYPDESVDVAFNPVGQVVGQFTKVDKTSTVIERWVQEYLEATGTLEKLNEAASV; translated from the coding sequence ATGCACACGCCCATCTGCGACGAACTCGGCATCGAGTTCCCGATCTTCGCGTTCACCCACTGCCGCGACGTCGTCGTCGCCGTCGCCAAGGCCGGCGGCTTCGGTGTCCTCGGCGCCGTCGGGTTCACGCCGGAAGAGCTCGAAATCGAGCTGAACTGGATCGACGAGCATATCGGCGACCGCCCGTACGGCGTCGACATCGTCATCCCCAACAAGTACGAAGGCATGGACGCGAACCTCTCCGCCGAGGAACTCACGAAGATGCTGCAGTCGATGGTGCCGCAGGAGACCCTCGAATTCGGCCGCAAGATCCTCACCGACCACGGCGTCCCGCTGCCCGAAGGCGACGATAACGCGTTGCAGCTTCTCGGCTGGACCGAGGCCACCGCGACCCCGCAGGTGGAGGTGGCGCTGCAGCATCCGAAGGTCACGCTCATCGCCAACGCACTCGGCACCCCACCGGCCGACATGATCGAGCACATCCACAAGGCCGGGCGCAAGGTCGCGGCGCTGTGCGGTTCGCCGAAGCAGGCCCGCAAGCACGCCGACGCCGGTGTCGACATCATCATCGCCCAGGGTGGCGAAGGCGGTGGGCACTGCGGTGAGGTCGGCTCGATCGTGCTGTGGCCGCAGGTCGTCAAGGAGGTCGCACCGGTGCCGGTGCTGGCCGCCGGCGGTATCGGCAGCGGCCAGCAGATCGCCGCGGCGCTCGCGCTCGGCGCCCAGGGTGCGTGGACCGGTTCGCAGTGGCTCATGGTCGAGGAGGCCGAGAACACCCCGGTGCAGCAGGAGGCCTACATCAAGGCGAGCAGCCGCGACACCGTCCGCAGCCGCTCGTTCACCGGCAAGCCCTGCCGCATGCTCCGCAACGACTGGACCGAGGCGTGGGAGCAGGAGGGCAACCCGAAGCCCCTCGGAATGCCGTTGCAGTACATGGTGTCCGGCATGGCCGTCGCCGCCACCCACAAGTACCCCGACGAGTCCGTCGACGTCGCGTTCAACCCGGTCGGTCAGGTCGTCGGGCAGTTCACGAAGGTCGACAAGACCTCCACCGTCATCGAACGCTGGGTGCAGGAGTACCTCGAGGCGACCGGAACGCTGGAGAAGCTGAACGAGGCCGCGAGCGTCTGA
- a CDS encoding MCE family protein, whose product MRTRVLRTIGVLACLALTTGCEWRGLNSLPLPGTHGRGDDAFAVTIEMPDVTTLERNSRVRVGDVTVGRVADLRLGDGHALVTVMVDGSTVLPENTVAKIGQTSLLGSAHVELSPPLAEPARGRLGDGDVIPLERAGAFPTTEQTLSSLSLVLSGGGLAQAQEITRELNRAMDGRQESVRALLTRLDAVLAGLDGQKEQIVSAMESLDALAVEVAEHNTEIAAATDDLAPAMEVLSTQRDDLTRAADALGQFGRVANEVVEASGDDVVANLRDLEPVLASLASAGDSLTESLRYLLTFPFPIDTYRNAVRGDYANGTVILDLTLPTLENALLLGTPFENALTGGGRPVPDLVSLLVPPVSEPTR is encoded by the coding sequence GTGAGAACACGAGTCCTGCGCACGATCGGTGTCCTCGCGTGCCTGGCACTGACCACCGGGTGCGAGTGGCGCGGCCTGAACAGCCTGCCGCTTCCCGGCACACACGGTCGCGGCGACGACGCCTTCGCCGTGACCATCGAGATGCCCGACGTCACGACCCTCGAACGCAATTCGCGGGTCCGCGTCGGCGACGTCACCGTCGGGCGGGTCGCCGACCTGCGGCTCGGCGACGGACATGCGCTCGTGACGGTGATGGTCGACGGCAGCACGGTGCTCCCGGAGAACACGGTCGCGAAGATCGGGCAGACGAGCCTGCTCGGGTCCGCCCACGTCGAACTCTCTCCCCCGCTCGCCGAACCCGCCCGCGGCCGGCTCGGGGACGGCGACGTCATCCCCCTCGAACGGGCGGGTGCGTTCCCCACCACCGAGCAGACCCTGTCGTCGCTGTCGCTGGTGCTCAGCGGCGGTGGTCTCGCCCAGGCCCAGGAGATCACCCGCGAACTCAACCGGGCGATGGACGGGCGGCAGGAGTCGGTGCGGGCCCTGCTCACCCGTCTCGACGCGGTGCTCGCCGGGCTGGACGGTCAGAAGGAGCAGATCGTGAGCGCGATGGAATCGCTCGACGCACTCGCCGTCGAGGTCGCCGAGCACAACACCGAGATCGCCGCGGCGACGGACGATCTCGCGCCCGCCATGGAGGTGCTGTCCACCCAGCGCGACGACCTGACCCGCGCCGCCGACGCCCTCGGGCAGTTCGGGCGCGTCGCGAACGAGGTCGTCGAGGCGAGCGGCGACGACGTCGTCGCGAATCTGCGTGATCTCGAACCGGTGCTGGCCTCGCTCGCGTCGGCGGGCGACTCGCTCACCGAGTCGTTGCGCTACCTGCTGACCTTCCCGTTCCCCATCGACACCTACCGCAACGCGGTGCGCGGCGACTACGCGAACGGCACGGTCATCCTCGACCTCACCCTGCCGACCCTCGAGAACGCACTGCTGCTCGGCACGCCCTTCGAGAACGCACTCACCGGTGGCGGGCGACCCGTACCGGATCTGGTGTCACTGCTCGTCCCGCCCGTGTCGGAGCCGACCCGATGA
- the hmgA gene encoding homogentisate 1,2-dioxygenase — MSERADVGAEPGCAGIEYLHGFGNEHHSEAVPGVLPWGQNSPQRVAYGLYAEQHSATAFTEPREINRRTWTYRIMPSAAHGPFERIDDAGWVSAPDSGGVLTPNRLRWDPQPEPAPGTDFLDGVTTYAVNGDVRSRTGIAIHLYAASQSMTDRYFVDADGELLFVPQDGALLLCTELGRLLVEPGEIAVIGRGLRFRVDLVGEKATGYLLENYGAALTLPELGPIGANGLAHARDFLYPTAWYEDRSGTVQLVQKFGGHLWATELDHSPLDVVAWHGTHGAYKYDLGRFNAMTTAGWDHPDPSIFTVLTSPTPIPGQANVDFCVFPDRWVVGEHTFRPPHFHRNVMTEFMGLVRGQHDSKAEGFVPGGASLHNQWGAHGPDVETFDLATSAELKPVKLVNTLSFMFETRLALSVTDAAHRAAHRQPNYDSSWSGLTRRFTPPSPQEL; from the coding sequence ATGAGCGAGCGCGCGGACGTCGGTGCGGAGCCCGGCTGCGCGGGCATCGAGTATCTGCACGGCTTCGGCAACGAGCACCACAGCGAGGCCGTCCCGGGTGTGCTTCCGTGGGGACAGAATTCGCCCCAGCGGGTCGCGTACGGGCTCTACGCCGAGCAGCACTCGGCCACGGCGTTCACCGAGCCCCGCGAGATCAACCGCCGCACATGGACGTACCGGATCATGCCGTCCGCCGCGCACGGCCCCTTCGAGCGCATCGACGACGCCGGCTGGGTGTCGGCACCCGACTCCGGGGGAGTGCTCACCCCGAACCGGTTGCGATGGGATCCGCAGCCGGAACCGGCGCCGGGCACGGACTTCCTCGACGGCGTGACGACCTACGCCGTCAACGGGGACGTGCGGTCCCGCACCGGCATCGCCATCCACCTGTACGCGGCGTCGCAGTCGATGACCGACCGTTACTTCGTCGACGCCGACGGAGAACTGCTGTTCGTGCCCCAGGACGGCGCGCTGCTGCTGTGCACCGAACTCGGACGTCTGCTCGTCGAACCCGGTGAGATCGCCGTGATCGGGAGGGGCCTGCGGTTCCGCGTGGACCTGGTGGGGGAGAAGGCGACCGGCTACCTGCTCGAGAACTACGGTGCCGCCCTGACCCTGCCGGAACTCGGCCCCATCGGCGCGAACGGTCTCGCCCACGCCCGCGACTTCCTGTACCCGACGGCCTGGTACGAGGACCGTTCGGGCACGGTGCAACTCGTGCAGAAGTTCGGTGGGCACCTGTGGGCCACCGAGCTCGACCACTCGCCTCTCGACGTCGTCGCCTGGCACGGCACGCACGGTGCCTACAAATACGATCTCGGTCGCTTCAACGCGATGACCACGGCCGGCTGGGACCATCCCGATCCGTCGATCTTCACCGTGCTCACCTCGCCCACCCCGATTCCGGGGCAGGCCAACGTCGACTTCTGTGTCTTCCCCGACCGCTGGGTGGTCGGAGAGCACACCTTCCGGCCGCCACACTTCCATCGCAACGTCATGACCGAGTTCATGGGACTCGTTCGTGGACAGCATGACTCGAAGGCGGAAGGATTCGTTCCCGGTGGCGCCTCGCTCCACAACCAATGGGGCGCCCACGGACCCGACGTCGAGACCTTCGACCTCGCGACCTCGGCCGAACTGAAGCCGGTCAAGCTCGTGAACACCCTGTCGTTCATGTTCGAGACGAGACTGGCCCTCTCCGTCACCGACGCGGCCCACCGCGCAGCGCATCGTCAGCCGAACTACGACTCCTCGTGGTCCGGCCTCACCCGACGCTTCACCCCACCTTCTCCCCAGGAGTTGTGA